The stretch of DNA GAATGATGCGTCTGGTCCGACCCGTAGATCGACCCGGAAAGGAAATCGGGAGGAAGCTTCTCCCGGCGCGCGGTGACGATCGCCGAGAAATTCGAGATCGAGCCGCCCGAGGTCAGCACGCCGCGCGCGGCCGGCGGATAGCCGACGATGCCGGCCAACCACGCGACCACGTCCGCCTCGATCTGCGCGAGGCCCGGGGCCGCCGCCCAGACTCCGACGTAGCGATTCGTCGCGTCGGCGATCAAGTCCGCGACGGCCGTCGCCAGGATGCCGCCCCCGGGGATGTAGGCGAGGTATCCCGGACCGGGAGTGCAGAAGCTCGAAGGGATCACTCGGTCGAACAGCAGGTCGAGGAGGGGCTCGAGCGGCGCGCCGTGCTCGGGCATGCCCTGGCGGATCTCGCGGGCGAGCGCGGCGCCCTCCGACGGGGGCGCCGACGACATGCGCGGCAGCGCTTCGATGTACTTTCCGATCCGGGCGGTCGCCGCCTCGACGAGGGCGCGGAACTGACTCGGCGAGAGCTCGAGGGGACGCTCGGACGGGCTCGAATTCGGCATCGGGCGATCTTACCGTGGAGTCCCGGTTCCACGAGCCCGGACCGGGCGGCCGAAGGCCCGGCGGGTGAAACGAAAAGGCCGCCCGCGGCGTTTGATATCTTTTGACTATCAACGAGGAGCACCGAATGAAGATCGGCTTTCGTCTCACTGCGGCGGTCACTCTGACGTTCGCCCTCCCCCTCTTCGCCGCGCGCCGTCCCGCGGCCGCGCCGGTCGCCCCGGCCGCCGAGCCGGCCGACTTCTTCGGCAACGTCAAGATCCGGAATCTCGGGCCGGCCGTCGGCGGCGGGCGCGTGAGCTGCGTCGCCGGGATTCCCGGCGACCCCAACGTCTACTACGTCGGCGCGGCCGGCGGCGGCGTGTTCAAGACGGCCGACGGCGGCCTCTCCTGGAAGGCGATCTTCGACAAGGAGGCGACCGCGTCGATCGGCGCGATCGCTCTCGCTCCGTCGAACCCCAGCGTCGTCTGGGTCGGCACGGGAGAGGCGAACATTCGCAACGACGCCCTCCCCGGGCGGGGCGTCTACGTCTCCGGGGACGCCGGCCAGACCTGGAAGCGCGCCGGCCTCGAGCACGCCGGGCAGATCTCGAACATCGTGGTCGATCCCACGAATCCCGACGTCGTCTGGGTCTCGGTGTTCGGCCACGAGTGGGGCCCGAACCCGGACCGGGGAGTATTCCGCACGACCGACGGCGGCGCGACCTGGAAGAAGATCCTCTTCGTCGACGACAAGACGGGAGCCATCGACCTCGTCATGGAGCCGGGCAATCCGCGCGTCCTCTACGCCGCGCTCTGGGAAGCGCGCCGCTACCCGTGGGAGCTCGTCTCCGGCGGCGGCGGGAGCGGCATCTACCGCACGACCGACGGCGGCGACACGTGGAAGAAACTGACGAAGGGGCTGCCCGAGGGGCCGTTCGGCCGCATCGCGATCGCCGCCGCGCCGAGCGACCCGCGGCACGTGTACGCGCTGATCGAGGCGAAGAAGGGGATGCTCTGGGACTCCCACGACCGCGGCGACGAATGGAAGAAGGTGAGCGAGAGCCACCTTCTCGACGTGCGGCCGTTCTATTTCTCGCGCCTGTTCGTCTCGCCGGAGGACGAACGCCGCGTCTATTTCCTCTCCTTCGACCTCGTCCAGTCCGACGACGGCGGCAAGACCGCCCGGCCGATCGACCGGGGCGTCCACGTCGACCATCACGCGCTCTGGATCGACCCCTCCGACCCCTCGCGGATGGTGCAGGGCAACGACGGCGGCGCGTACGTGACGACGGACCGCGGCAAGACCTGGCGCTACTGGAACAACATCCCGATCGAGCAGTTCTACATGGTCGCCGCCGACTCCGCGACCCCGTATCACCTCTGCGGCGGTCTCCAGGACAACAACGCCTGGTGCGGTCCGTCCGACAGCCTGAGCCGCTCCGGGATCGGCGCCGCCGACTGGTTCGTCACGGCGGGAGGCGACGGCGAGTACTCCGTGCCCGCGCCGAGCGATCCGACGATCGTGTGGTCCGACTCGCAGAACGGGTCGATCAGCCGTCTCGACACGAAGACCCACGTCTCGCGCTACGTCCAGCCCTATCTCCTCGGCGTCGAGGACAAGAGCCCCGCGGAGCTGAAGTACCGCTTCAACTGGACCTCCCCGATCGCGGTCTCCGCGACCGACGCCAACGAGGCGTACCTGGGAGGAAACGTCGTCTTCCGGACCAGGGACGGCGGCGAGCACTGGGACGTGATCAGCCCCGACCTCACGCGAAACGACAAGTCCAAGCAGGTCGCCAGCGGCGGACCGATCAACCTCGACCTCTCGGGAGCGGAGACCTACGACACGCTGTTGTCGATCACGATCGCGGACCGCGACCCCGGCACGATCTGGACCGGGAGCGACGACGGCCTCGTCCACGTCACGCGGGACGGAGCGAAGACGTGGAACGACGTGACGCCGAAGGGCGCCCCCGCGTGGGCGCGCGTGTACCAGGTCGGCGTCTCGCCCTTCGACCCCGGGACGGCCTACGCTCCCTTCGACGCGCACGAGCTCGACGACGACCGGCCCTACGCCTGGAAGACGACCGACGGCGGAAAATCGTGGACGTCGATCGCCGCGGGCCTGCCGGCGGACGAGCCGGTGTACGTGATCCGCGAGGACCCAAACCGGCGGGGCTTCCTCTCCGCAGGGACCGGCGGGGGCATTTACTGGTCGCGCGACGGCGGCGCCCGTTGGGAGAAGCTCCGGGCCGGCTTTCCGACCGTCGCCGTGTTCGACCTGAAATTCGTCAGGCATGACCTCGTGGTCGCGACCCACGGACGCGGACTCTTCGTTTTCGACGCGATCGCCCCTCTGGAGGAGGCGACGCCGGACGTCCAGGCGGCGGACTTCCACCTCTTCGACACGTCTCCCGGCGTCCTCTTCCACACCTGGAACCGCAGCGGCTTTTCGCGGGACCTCGGCGCCGCTCCCAATCCCCCGCTCGGCGTGCGCGTCGACTACTCGCTCAAGTCCGAGATCAAAAACGAGAACGAGAAGGACGAGCCCGGTCCCGGCCGGAAGAAGACGCCGGTCAGGATCGTGATCACCGACGCGCAGGGTCGGCCCGTCGCGATCCGGTACGGCGAGTCGAAGGCGGGGTTGAACCGCTACGTATGGGACATGCGCTACGACGGCGAGAAGCCGGTCGCATTCCAGAAACGGCCGCCGGCCAACGAGTTCTTCACCCCCGGCGAGGGGCCGCGGGTCCTCCCGGGCGAGTACCGCGTCGCCGTGACGGTCCGCGGCAAGACCGAGACGAAGACCGCGCGGGTGGAAGCCGATCCGCGGATCCCGCCGCGGACGGAAATCGCCCGGGAGGGGACGCGCGCGGCGCTGGAGGCCCGCAACGAGCTCACCGCGCTCAACGACACCCTCAATCGGACGCACGACCTTCGCGAAGAGATCAAGAAGGTCGAGCGGCTCGGCCGCGAGGACGAGGGAGCGGAGAAGCCCGCGCGCTTTCCGAAAACCGCCGCGGCGGCGAAAGCCCTCGAGGCGAAGCTCTCGGCCTACCAGGACTCCGTCTACAACTCGCAGCGCCAGTACGACGTCGGCGCGGACGCGATCCACTTCCACACGAAGCTCCACGACTCGTACGAATCGCTCGCGCGGCAGCTCTCGTTCATGGGCGACGCGGCTCCGACCGAGGCGGCGAAGGAGGAGATGCGGCGCCTGCGGGGCGAGCTCGACGCGCGGCTCTCCGAGTTCAACCGGATTCTGGCCGACGACGTGCCCGCGTACGACCGGACGGCAGCGGCCGAAGGCGCTCCGACGGTGTGGGCGGGAGACCCGGTGAAGATCGAGGCACCGGCGCTGTGACGCCAATGCGGCCAGACGCGAGCGCGTCTGGCCGCGCCTCAACCGTCCGGGCAAATGCCGGCCCCGCAGCCGGCGCCCCGGCGGGTCGTGACCGGTCCGGTTCTTGCACCGTCCGGGAGCCATGACGATCGATCTGGACGGCCGAGAAGCGGACATCCTTCGCCAGGTCTGCGAGAGCGCGCTTTCCGACCTGCGGATGGAGGTCGCCGGAACGGAAAATCAGGAGTTCCGGGAGAACCTCAAACGCAAGGAGGAGTTCCTCCGCTCGCTCCTCGAACGCCTCGGGCACTCCCCTCTTTGAGCAGCCGCCTCTTGGAGCGCGCTTCGGTTCGTGGCAGTCCGTCAATGTGACGGGATCGTCCCCGATCGCCCGTCGAGCTCATCGCATCGCGGAGAGCCCGCCGCGAAGTGTATCCAGCGCGCGACGAGAGTCGCGGCCGCAAAGCGGCCGGCGCGTGAGCGCCGAGCGCGCCGATCGCCGCACACGCCAGTGCGCGAGCTACCGAACGGAGGGCTCGCGATGCGGGAGCGGGAGCGTCGGCGAAGGGGGTCACGGCAGGCGCGGTCGAGTCACACAAGGCCGCGAGCAAAGCAAGCCGCAACGCGACTTCTCCCGGCGGGAGAAGGTGGCAGCCGCAGGCTGCCGGATGAGGGCGGGTCCGAGCCGCGCCGCCGTGACGTGCTCCCGGTCCCCGAGCCAGTTCCCGCGACCCTCAGGCGGAGCGGCCCTTGAGCTTCGCGACGGTTTCTCCGATCCGCCGCTGCGCGGGCTCCGAGAACCATCCGTCGAGCCATGCGCACGAGTCCTCGTCGCGCGAGCGCGAGAGCGCTTCCGCGGCCGGACGGCGCAGCAGCCGCTTCATCTCGGCGAACGCCGGGCCGTCCGGGGCCAGGGCTCGCGCGGCGAGCACGGCCCGCGCTACCAGGTCGCCCGCCGGCGCAACCTCGTCGACGAGACCCGCGGCGGCAGCCTCCGCCGGAGAGAACAAGTGGCCCTCGAGCGCCGCGGCGGCGAGCGCCGGCGGAGCGAGCTGCGCCCGGAAGGTCTCGACGGCGATCGCGGGAAGCGAGAGCCCGAGCCGGACCTCGTTGACGCCGATCTTTCCCTCTCCGTCGGCCATGACGCGCCGGTCCCCCTGCATGGCGAGGATGCACCCGCCGGCGATCGCGTGACCGTTCACGGCGCAGACGACCGGCGCCGGGCGGAGAAAGAGGCGGAGCATCACACGATGAAATTCCCGCATCAGCTCGTCCATGGCCGGCCGGGACAGGCCGGCGAGCGCGGGGAGGTCGAGCCCGGCGCTGAAGATCCGGCGCGCACCGGTGAGCACGAGCGGCGCGGCGTCGCCGGCTTCGTCCAGCGCGGCGTCGAGCGCCCCGAGGAAACGGCCCTGGATGGCGTTCGCTTTCCCGTCGTCCATCCGGAGGAGGACGACCCCGTCGACGATCTCGGCTGCGATCATCCGCGAATGATAAACCGCGGATTGGCAGGCGTTTCCGCCCCCGCGGGGGGCGAATGGTCGAATTGATTCATTTGCACCATCTCGCTCCGGCGCGCTTCTGAAAAAATGCGGCTTTGAAGGAGGATCGATGAAATCGACCAAGAAGATCCTGGGAACGGCAGCGGCGGTCTACCTGGCGGTGATGGGCGCCGAGTCTCTTTCCGCGAAGCCCGCCTACGTCAAACAGGCGAAGGAAGCCGGATATCCGGCGAACAACTGCCTCTATTGCCACTCGGAGAAGCTCCCGAAGAAGGAGCACGCCAAAGAGCAGCTCAACGACCGCGGCAAGTGGCTTCTCGCCCAGATGGAAAAGCACAACGCCAAGGACGTCGACGTGACCTGGCTGAAGGATTACCCGGGCGGCAAGCAATAAGTCGGAAGGAACGAGGCCGACGATGCACGTGGAACCCCCGCCGCTCGCCGATCCGCTCCTGGATACGAGGCGGCGGTGGGTTACCCGCCTCCTCGGCACCACGCTCGGCGCCACGATCCTCTCGTTCCTCTATCCGGTGCTCCGGTACCTCGTTCCCCCGGTCACGTCCGAACCGTCGCTTTCGGAGCTCGAGCTTCCGTTCAAGGCCTCGGAGCTCGCGCCGAACTCGGGACGGATCGTGCCGTTCGGCGGCAAGCCGATCCTCGTCTTTCGCACGGTCTCCGGGGAGCTGAAGGCTCTTTCGGCCGTCTGCACGCATCTGAACTGCACGGTGCAGTACCGCAAGGAACGTTCGGACATCTGGTGCGCCTGCCACAACGGCGTCTACAACACCGACGGCGGCAACGTTTCCGGCCCCCCGCCGCGCCCCCTGCTCCCGCTCGAAGTCAACGTTCGAGGAGACAAGATCGTTGTCCGCAAAGTCTGAGAAGCCTCCGGGCTTTCGGCAGCGGACGCTCGAAGCGATCGGCTGGGAGGGCGTCAGCCACTTCGCGGAGAAGAAGGACGTCCCGGTCCACCGTTCGATGGTCTTCTACTACCTCGGCGGAATGGCGCTCTTCCTCTTTCTCGTCCAGGCGGCGACCGGGATCCTCCTCCTCCTCTACTATCGTCCGAGCGCCTCGGAATCCTACGAGAGCGTGCAGTACATCATGGCGGAGGTGCCCTTCGGCTGGCTCATCCGGTCGATCCACTCCTGGGGCGCCAACATCTTCGTCGGCGTGGTGATCCTCCACTTCCTCTCCGCGTACTTCGAGAAAGCCTACCGTCCGCCCCGCCAGTTCACCTGGCTGTCCGGCACGTTCCTCCTCTTCCTCGCATTCGGATTCGGCTTCTCCGGGTACCTCCTCCCGTGGAACACGCTGTCGTATTTCGCGACGAAGGTCGGGACCGACGTTCCGGCGCAGATCCCCTGGATCGGTCCGCTCCTCTCGCGGATCCTCCGCGGCGGCTCCGACGTGACGGGCGCCACGCTCTCGCGCTTCTACGGGATCCACGTGGCGATCCTGCCGGCGACCGCGACCGTCCTGCTCGGCATCCACCTGTATCTCGTCCAGCTGCACGGAATGAGCGTGCCGCCGAAGATCGAGCGCGAAGGCTCGGTGCGCAGGATGAAGTTCTTCCCGGACTTCCTCCTGCGCGACATGGTGGGCTGGCTCACGGCCGTCGCGCTGCTCGCCGTCCTCTGCGTCTTCTTCCCGTGGGAGCTCGGCAAGAAGGCCGACCCGTTCGCTCCGGCGCCGGCGGGGATCCGCCCCGAATGGTATTTCCTGTCGATGTTCCAGGCGCTCAAGTACTTTCCGGCCACGATCGCGGGCATCCCGGGAGAGCTCTTCGGCATCGTCGGGTTCGGCGTGATCGGGCTCGCCGTCCTGCTCGTGCCGTTTCTCGACCGCAAGGCGGTCGAGGGGCGCTCCTCCCCCTGGTGGAACCGCATCGGCGCGCTGTTCATCGTGGCGGCGCTCGTTCTCACGGTCCTGGCGCTGCTGCCGCAGCCCGGAACGGCGGCGGCGCCATGAGAGGCTTTCTCAGAGCGCTCGCCGGTCTCGCGCTCGCCGCTCCCCTCGCGGTGATCGCTCTCGGCGCCCCCGCGCCCCGGCTCGCGCCGCCGGCCGCCGCCGCGCCGGTGAACCAGTGCATGGAATGCCATCTCTCGCTCGACGACGACACCTTCACGCCCCCGGCCAAGGCGTTCCGGAAAGAAGACGTCCACGCGAAGGCGGGCTTCACCTGCGCGAACTGCCACGGCGGCGATCCGACCCAGGAAGACATGGACGCGGCGCACGACCCGA from Thermoanaerobaculia bacterium encodes:
- a CDS encoding enoyl-CoA hydratase/isomerase family protein, with product MIAAEIVDGVVLLRMDDGKANAIQGRFLGALDAALDEAGDAAPLVLTGARRIFSAGLDLPALAGLSRPAMDELMREFHRVMLRLFLRPAPVVCAVNGHAIAGGCILAMQGDRRVMADGEGKIGVNEVRLGLSLPAIAVETFRAQLAPPALAAAALEGHLFSPAEAAAAGLVDEVAPAGDLVARAVLAARALAPDGPAFAEMKRLLRRPAAEALSRSRDEDSCAWLDGWFSEPAQRRIGETVAKLKGRSA
- a CDS encoding Rieske 2Fe-2S domain-containing protein, translating into MHVEPPPLADPLLDTRRRWVTRLLGTTLGATILSFLYPVLRYLVPPVTSEPSLSELELPFKASELAPNSGRIVPFGGKPILVFRTVSGELKALSAVCTHLNCTVQYRKERSDIWCACHNGVYNTDGGNVSGPPPRPLLPLEVNVRGDKIVVRKV
- a CDS encoding cytochrome bc complex cytochrome b subunit, whose amino-acid sequence is MSAKSEKPPGFRQRTLEAIGWEGVSHFAEKKDVPVHRSMVFYYLGGMALFLFLVQAATGILLLLYYRPSASESYESVQYIMAEVPFGWLIRSIHSWGANIFVGVVILHFLSAYFEKAYRPPRQFTWLSGTFLLFLAFGFGFSGYLLPWNTLSYFATKVGTDVPAQIPWIGPLLSRILRGGSDVTGATLSRFYGIHVAILPATATVLLGIHLYLVQLHGMSVPPKIEREGSVRRMKFFPDFLLRDMVGWLTAVALLAVLCVFFPWELGKKADPFAPAPAGIRPEWYFLSMFQALKYFPATIAGIPGELFGIVGFGVIGLAVLLVPFLDRKAVEGRSSPWWNRIGALFIVAALVLTVLALLPQPGTAAAP